The Methanobrevibacter olleyae region AGGAGTTTATATTAATGAAAAAAATACTACTTGACTCATCATTTATCATTGCAATATTTAGAAGAAAGGATCCATTACATCAAAGAGCAATAGAAAACAAAGAACTTCTAGAAAATGATTGCCATGTTTCAAATGGAATAATATCTGAAGTAATAACAATCCTTTCTCAAAAAACAAAAGATATCACCTTAGTTAGATTAGCATATAACTATATGAAAGATAATTTCACAATCATTGATGAATCAGAGATTAACATGTACAACGACAATGTATTCGCAATCTTTGAAAAATACAATAAAAACAAATTCAAATTAGGATTTATAGACTGCTCACAAGTTGTAATATATGAACATTATAACT contains the following coding sequences:
- a CDS encoding PIN domain-containing protein, whose translation is MKKILLDSSFIIAIFRRKDPLHQRAIENKELLENDCHVSNGIISEVITILSQKTKDITLVRLAYNYMKDNFTIIDESEINMYNDNVFAIFEKYNKNKFKLGFIDCSQVVIYEHYNLDYLVSFDEEFNLFEEVKLLELK